GAGAGGAGCTGGATGTGGAGTAGAGAAGCTCTTACTAGAAGTTCTCTTTCAATGTCCTAGAATGAAAATCTGTTATTTATTGAGCCCCAGCTGAGCACCAGATAATTGTGCACCGAGCACTGTCTCATCCAACTCACTACACTCCTATGAGGCAGGTACtgtaatccccattttacagataaagaaatggagGGTTAGAAAGATGGGAGTATCTTCCAAAAATTATCCAGCTGGGAATTCAGGTTTTCGAAATCAGGGTGTACCTGGACCTATAAAGAGTACCCGACTCTTTACAATGATGTGGAAAATGGTACTGGAGAGATGGACGCTCAAAGGGAACAGAAAGAATACTAGATAAATTAACTCTTTGTTGTAAAAAACAGCCTGTACCCTGTAGAATGAtggttcttttccttttctgaatcaCAGTTCCCTTTGACAATTAGATGAAGCCAGGGGAAAATTGTGATTGTCGTTTGTCATATATAATTTCAAGTTATAATTAGTTATCCAGTGGCACACACCCTTACCTGACTTACCGGCcagaaacagcaacaacaaaaaacacaaaacccctCCCTTCTGCAGAAGATGAAGGGCCTCCTTGTAGGCAGTGCACCCATCCCCATCCTCACCGTCTCACGTTGCCTGAGCTGCTTTTAACAGTTACGGAGGACAAACACAGACCACtgattttctcattgtttttattaattgGCTTTATAGGCTAAAGTGCATAgtaaagacaaaaaaggaaacgTATACATAGCAAAGGGATGTTTTCTCGCAAACATTAGAAAGACCTGAGATGCCTAAGTGTCAGTTCTAGGGAACACTGGACTGAGGGTGTATGTACGCAGGCCACAGACTTGGGGGCTGGCTTCTGGTGTGGACCTGGGACCTGCAGAAGCTGCTGGCACGCTAACCCTGCCCAGGTAGAAGCTGCAACAGAGGGTGTTGGGACAAAGGGTCACACTTTGGACAGGTGCTTCTGCTACCAAATGAGTCCAGTTCCACTCAAGGCCCTGGGGAACCAGCACAGCTACTGAACCTCCCCTACTAAAGGGAAAGTAACCTCCACCATCCCAAAGTGCAAGTCACAGGAAGGGTACGGGGGTCACTCAGCCTAGGCCTGCTGCACAAGCCCCCAGCCGTGGGGTCACACCTTCCCCCACCATCAGTGAATATGTAACTGGGTCATGATTGGTCCGTGAAGTCTCTGTCTCATCACATGCCTCCCTCTCCTGGAACGAAGGTGCCCAAGAAGAGGAGGGGTTCTTGTGCTCCTTGAAATGATAAGCAATTCACAAACAACAACTCTGGGCCTCTGTTTATTAGAGCAGAAGTCAGCCTGCAAGTTAGGGCCTGCCAATTTAGAATGAGTCTGCTTCACTGAGCTCACATCTGCCTCTGGAGCACTGCAGAGAAAGAACATCTGATTGAGTCAGGACCCAGAGACACTACAGGCGGCCCTGGGTGGAAGCCCAAACATGCTCCAGGCAGTCTGTCCACTAACTtgtaggagagaaaaagaagagaaatctgTTAACTTTGCTCTCGGTTCTGGAGGTAAAGTGCTTACTCTAGCGCAGGGGTAAATCTAGAAACAAGTGTGGGCAAGCCCTAAAAGTGGATCCTTAAATAGGTGCTAAGACtaaagacaataataaaaaacaaaccagtTCCTTCGAGAAGGAGCTGGCCCCAGCCCTGTGGTGGCCAGGGCAGAAGGCAGTGGGCTGCCACCTTCCTACATCATCCTCCGGATCTcctcatagttcatcaggttgtTGGCCGTGTCCGACCAGGCAGGGTGCTGGGCTCCATCCATCTCAGAAGCAAGCCGATTGCTCCTTTCCAGCGTGTGGTTCTGCCCCCCGATCACCTCCCGACACTCGGGGCACGTGGCCCTCTGCATGGCCCCCCCACAGTCGCCAATCGCGTAGATGTGGCCATTGGGGCACTTGAACCAGTGGCCACGAGGGTAGCCCATGGCTGTGACGATCTGCACGCGCTCTTCCTCTGAGATGCCCAGGCCAGAGCAGGGAAGAGTGGCTTTCAGAGCTTCCATCTTTCTCTGCACGAGCTGTGCATCCTGCTGGGTGAACTTACATGTTCTCTCCAGGATGTTCCGGACAGTGCTCACCTCTTCAGCGACGCTGCCTCTCACCTTCCCCTCGGCCATCTTGCAGCGGGTCAGGAGGGTCACCAGGTATCTGAGCCTCTGGATTTCACTTTGGAGGTCATCCAACTCCTGGCTGCTGAAGCTCAAACGCTTCTTGGCGAGCCATTCGTGAACCTGGTCTAATCGAGTCCTCACTTTGTTTTGCTCTGAGACATCCACTTTTTTCAGGGAATCATACAGGCCAGCCAGGTGGTCATAGAAGTTGATATAATTCTCAACAAGGCCCAGGTCCTTCACTGATAGATTTTTCTGGGCCAGCTTCTCTTTCAACTTCAGGAAATCTTCAGGGAGCAGCTGGCAGAGCAGGTTCTTCCCCTCCAGTACATCTGTAAGTCGCTTCTGGTTGACTGCTATCTCCCCTGCTGAGCCCAAGATCTTTTCCTTAACGACTTCAATCTCTTCCAGGCACTGTTTGAGGCTGGTTCCATATCTCAGATTTTTGCGGATGGGCACCTGGCAGATAGGGCAGACCTTCAACTTGATGGCAACTTCATCACCCTGCTCGTTCATGTAGCGGTCTAGGGCTTGCACTTCAAAGATGTGGCTGCAGTCTTCCAGCTGTACAAAGCGAGCATCTGGCTCATCCTCAGAGCCAAAGAAGATCTGGGTGACTTCTTCCTGGTGGCAGACACGGCACTTCTTGGGGCATGGTTCCCCACACAAACCAATGCAGGGGTGGCCACAAGCCAGCAGCTTGGTACAAGGCACATAGCAGGGTGGGCGGTTACAGGGctcacagcagagcctggtgcaCTGGTAGTGCCGGCAGCGCCACGTGCAGGGCTCCACGCAGGGCGTGCACAGCTCCCCACACTTCTTCTTGCACTCGCTGTGGACGCAGCGGTTCTGACAGGTCCGCTGGCAGGGTGGGCACTCGCCAGTGCAGGGCTCCTGGCACTTGTGTGAACAGATGAGCAGGCGCTTGCAGGGCTGCTGACAGCGCTCGTGGAAGCGCCCTTCAAAGCAGCTGTGGCAGGAGCCGGGACACGGATGCCCGCAGTCCAGGATGCTGCCACACTTGGTGGTGCACTTCACTGGCAGGCCGTACTTGAGGTCTTCCACACTGCCACACTTCACCTGCTGTCTGTGCCCACACTTGAGCTTCACGGTGACCATTTCTGAACACAGCCGCACACAGTCTTCACCACACGTGTGGCTGCACCTGTGCCCACATTTTAGGACCTTGGGGCAAGGCTCCTGGCAGCAGAAATCTGACTCAGGCACAGAACACGGGACCATCTGTTTATGGCCGCACCGGAGGATGGTTTTGGGCATCTTCACCTGACAAGGCTGACACTCCTGGGAGCAGACAAGAGGGCACCGATGGCCATCCTGGCAGATCACCTTCTGGCAGGGCTTCATGCACTGGAACTCCTTGTGTGAGGAGTCATAGGGGTGGCAGGCTCGCGTGCAGACGTGCCCGCAGCCCAGCCGGAACTCACAGGGCAGGCTGCAGCCTCCTTCGGGCACTTTTTGGAAGTCAGAAGCTTTGGAAACTAAAGTGTGAGTATCGGGGTGGTTCTGGCAGCAGAGCCGGAGGGCAGAGCCGATTTGATTGTTCTCTCGAAGGGTGTGGATGATCTTGCTCCACAGGGGCACCTTGGCCAGCATCTGCATGTTCCCAATGCAGTACATGCCCTTCTTGGCGCGGGACAGGGCCACGCAGATGCGGTTGGatatctggagaaaacccacCTTGCCTTCCGGGTTGCTGCGCACGAGCGAGAGGAGGATGATGTCATTCTCCTCCCCCTGGTACTTGTCCACCACGTGGACCCTGACGCCGGCGAAGGTCTTGGCAGGCATGAGTTTGCGCAGGCAGAAGAGCTGCCCGGTGTAGGTGGTGAGGATGGTGATCTGGGAGGGCAGGTACTCCTGGCACAGGAAGTACTTGCAGAGCTCCACCACAAAGCGCGCCTCGTGCTGGTTCTGGTGGCTTTTGCCTTCTTGGATTTCCTGTTCAGGAAAGGTGTGCTCTACAAAGAAAAGGTTGGAAGAGACCCCCTGGAAAGACAAAGAAGACACATGTTAGGTTTACTCACGGCAGCTTTTTCAAGCTTCATGTGTGCTGGCCACTGGCCCTGTTCCAGGGAGGAACCTTAGAAGGCTTCTGTATACTCCGTACCACAATCTTTAATTTATGAGCATCTGCTGTGCTGACTGCTTTATATACATTAGCTCCTGCAATACGGTAATGTGATCAGGCAGCAACCATTATTCTCACCGTACAGAAGACCCTGACCCTTAGAACATATAGTTTGGTAAAGGCGACACAGCTactaaatggcagagctgggattcaaaaaCCCAGGTCTGTGTTCTCAACCTCTGTACCactcctcttcttaataactaGCTTCTTACTGTTTGGGGtttttggcttgtttgttttgctttgttttgccgctgctcggcttgtgggatcttggtacCCTGATCAGGGGGAGAatctgggccctggcagtgaaagcaccaagtcctaaccactggactgccagggaattcccaacagcTAGCTTTGTAGAAAGCTGGCTGTATACCCTTCTGAAAGCCCCTCTTCATCCTGAGGAAAAGATAACCTCCTAGGTTGCTGACAGCATCAGAGAAAGATCAGGTAAAGCAGATTCACCTTAATCTTCTCATATTTGAGAACAGAAGGATGGTTTTCCAGATCCTGGTAAATGTGAGGAGTCAAAAGTCGGGCAATTTCAGGACGCATGCGGTGCTGAAACAAGACATGTATATCATTAAACACATTGGCAGAGAATAAATGGACGGTTTTCTAGAGACTAAGCTGCTAGTGGAAAATCTGGGGAGATGACATTTGAAAAGAACAGGGAGAAAACAGCAGAAGAGAAACAGCTCCTTCATCTGACACAAACTCACCCCAGGCTGGTCTCGTGttattttcaaacagaaaagatAATCAGACAGAGTCATTTCATTACTAAACTAGCTTTATTTTATGAAGGCAGTTGGCAGGCTGCCAGGAGCCTTCACCTGGACATTTGGTAATAATGAAGATCTAGCTTCTCACCTGGTAATTCAGACGGACAAAAGGAATGTTTACTTTCACCAGCCGTTCAAAGAGGGACACCTCCAAGTTGAAATTCTTGGCCAGGTCATACACATTGGCGCTGGGGCGCAGCTGAAAAGAGAAACATGGCTGAGGATTGTCCACTGAAAATGCATGTtaaccatccacccatccacccacctatcAAATGTTTTTCAAGTGACCTCTGGGTTCCAGGCTCGGCTTCAGATGATAACAGGCTCAGGGAAAAGAGTGACAAAGACCGTGAAGCCAAGAAGTAAGGGTGATGTGACGGAACGTCTGGGCGTGGAGTTTCTTTACATAGGTCTCCCTAAGAGTGACATCTGAGTTGACACCCGCATGCAGGAAGCTGGTAGTCATTCAAAAAGGAAGCCgtaagaggaaacagaaaggacAGGAGTTGGAACACAGCAAATGAGATAGATGGTGGTGTGAGGTGAGGTCAGAGAAACAGGCAGTACTCTGAGAATGCAGGTCTTTGTAGGCCACTTTAAGATGCTTGATTTTTACATTAAGTTCAATGGGTAACCACTGAAGGGTTTTAAGCTGGGGAGTAACATGACctcatttgagttttttttttttaattcactttggTTCCTTTATGAGGAATTGATTACAGCATggcaaaaaacagaagcagtgggATGGGGAGCATGCTGTTTTACCAGTCCACTTAAAATGCCAAGGTAAATTAAAAACAGCAAAGAGGCCAATTGGAATCAATGACGCTATCTCTAAAATACGCCCCAAATCTAAGACCTGCTCTTACACTGGACATGGGAGGTGAGGAAAAGAGGAATCACAGAAAGCCACCAACAAgcctgaagatggaggaaggaatCAGAGGCCAGGGTCTTCCTGTCTGATTCCACCCCTGCAGAGTCAGCTCACCTTCCAGAGGGCCCAGGCCTACCTGCTGGTGGTCCCCAATCAGAATGAGGTGCTGGCAAGCTTTGCTCAGTGTGGCAATGGTATGGGCCTCAAGGACCTCTGCAGCCTCTTCCACGATGACGATCCGGGGCTCCACCTTCTGCAGGATCTGGCGGTATTTGGCAGCACCTTGAGCCAAGAGAAGAAAGAGACCCCTCTGAGTGGACATACTGGACCCCCTGTGTCACTGGGCTTTTGGACTGGTGCACCCCGAGCCTGGCTCTATTCCAACTGAGTCCTCCCATCCACCCAGGGCTCTGAGGACCACGGGACGAAAAAGAGTGCTGCTGGACAGTCTCCAGAGAAGCAACATCCCCATGCCATCACTACTGAGCACTTGCTTTCATTGCGTTTGGAACCTCGGCAATGGGATCATCAGCTGCTGAAGTTCCAAACGCAATGGAAGCAAGAGAGTGAATTTCACCAAGAGAATCCAAAACAGAGCTTGCTCTCAAGAGCTCTTCCTGGTATTTTCCTCTAACCTACTAAAGAAGTTTCTCTTTACCTGTCCCAGATAACCTGATAGGCATCTGGCACCAGCAGTAAACTCCATGCTTTCTTACCTGTGGTTGTCATTCCTACAACCTGGGCATCTTTCAGGATGTGCAGGTCTTCCTGGAGTCTCAGCTCAGCCATTCTCTCTGCTGACGTGCGGTACTGGCGTTCATAGTTGAGGATCTTTCGGCGGGTGTCAGCCTGGTACATCTGCAGCCACAGCCTGAAGAATGAGGGAGAGGAAGCCATGTGCTCTTTGAGATGTGGTGGAACCCCCTTCAGTGTGCCCTGTGCATAAGTGGAACCTACACCCTAGAGGAGGTTGCAGGccacagagaaagaagacaagacCCAGATGTGCAGGGACCGGAGAGTCCTGCACAACAAAAAGTGCCCAACAAAACATATGTGCAGAGGATGTATGTAAGTGGTCAGGAACCAAGGAAGGAGGGGGATAAAGAACAGATGCTAATTACTGGACAAGAGTAAAGAACTTTAAAAGCTTCAAGAAGAATTTCTCACAAATTGTCCCTACTCCATTCCTGGTAAGCCCtctccccccttccccaccctcccccaattCTCCGTAAGTAAAACAGATGATGTCAGCACTCTTGCTCTAAAACCTTCCAACAGTCCTCTTCAGCCCTAAGAGGCCCTGCACAAcctggcccctgcctccctctctgacCTCACTCTCCATTTGTCTGAGCCATAGCCATGATGGTTGccttctttcagtttctcaaaCAAACATGCTCCCTCCCATCTCGAGGCCTTTATGCATATGGTCCTCACAAACTCATCTGCTCCCCTTCCCAAGTGGCCCTAAAAGGCCTACTATCTTTCAGACCTTGCCTCCAGTGTCACTTTCCTGGATAGCTCAGACCAGCTCAGCTCCCATGTTAATATTCTTAGCTCCttggttctttctttcttagtggtGATGCCTACTTGTAACTTTTTATTTGTGGGACAAACTAATTTGTCTCCCTAGTTAGACTCTAAATCCCATAGGGTAGAGTCAAGCATGTCTATTCTATCCCATGGCTGCATCTAGCACTCAGCTCAGTGGGAGTGCTTGATCAATCATCAGTTAGCACTAATGTTGAGGATTTGAAGGGCTTATAttctagaaacagaaaaaggacaccCTGGGGAAATTACATgggctggctgggggtgggggtgggggtgaggatggGGACAGGCACCATACCTATAAAGCTGCCAGCGAGAATTCAGGTCCAGTTGCCAAACATCCTGGATTTCATTGGCCTCGGCCTCAGTCATGGTGTTCAGCTTGCGAAGCTCaaccttcactttcttcttcattctctttttctggctgcgctgggtctgcAGATATCAATACCAGTTAGAGTCACAGAGCAGAGATGGGCCGGGTTCTAAGCCCAAGATGGGGGCCAGAGCATACTGAAAAATGGAACTGTCATCTCTGATGAACATCTCTTAAATGTCCCACACTCTCTCCACAGGTATTTCATTGCTAAATGAGTGCTCTGTAGCCAGTCTGTCTGGGTTCTAAGTCCCATCTACTGCTTATTAGTTGTGGGACCTACAGTCACTTACTGAACCTCTATGTGCCTCAGCCTTCCcgtctgtaaagtgggaataataacagCACCTCCTCACAGAGTGGCTGGACTGACTGAAGCAGTGAGACACATGGAAAGCACTTTAGAAGAGTGCTTGTACACCAGTTATTACTGAGGGTCTTTTGACCACAGTCTGCTTCTTATGCCTAAAACATACGTCACGACAATGGTGGAGATACGTCTCCCTCATTAAATGCTATACAAATCCTGCTAAGATGGTCTTAATGCCATTGTATCAAGATAGTATCTTAAACATGTGGGTGAAAAGCACCATTTAGGAGAAAGTACTCTTCCCTGGCTCTGTTAGAATCTGAGGCCATGAGCCTTTAGAAGGACTAGCATGCCAGATGGATGTCAAAATACTATGGACTCCTGTCTGCTTCAAAACCAAACAATTCAACTCCTCCTAAGGCCACACAGCAGAGAGATGCCCAATCCATGCTTCTATGTATTGTGATCGTGATTCTGTGCCTCACATATAGAGACGTTGAACTGAACTAGAAGATCAGGCTCAAAGCCAGAAGACTGGAGAAAGCTGCATTCAGTAAAAACCTGCCCTCAAAGTCCCTTAAGTCGTCAGTAGGGTTCAGCGCTCTTTTGTCATAGTAACACACGGTAAATTCTGAGCACCCCAGCGTTCTATCAAAGGAAGGAGCAGACAGAAAGTCTGGGCATTTATACTATTCTGGCTCTAAGAGAAATaacaaatttcaaaatgaatgaaGGACAAACATTACATTCAGCCTACACagcttacttcattctgtttcACTTGAACCCTCTAAAATCCTAATGCCTGGGCTGGTTTGCTGTTGAGAATATCTTAAAAGCACCAAGCACCAAGGCCATCAGTGTCTGACCTGACTCAAATGTGCTACGCTTCTCTAAAAGTTCAAGAGAAGTCCTTGGCTACCTGCTTCCTGTTTTTCTAAGTTAGCATTTATTGGGAGGGCCCCTCTAAAAGGCCATAATTTCTATACCCTTGAAAACTGGACCTATCTTATACAAGGATTAGGTTATAAAAGggggaaatgaaagtgaaagtcactcaattgtatctgactctttgtgacccactggactatacagtccctggaattctccaggccagaatactagagtgggtaacctttcccttctccaggggatcttcccaacccaaggatcaaacccaggtctcccgcattgcaggcggattctttatcagctgagttataagggaagccctgtaaaagGGTAAATTAAGCTAATAATGAGGATGAAGTGAATATAGTGCAACAGAAGGAGGTGAAAATCAGGTCAGGACAGAATGCTCTCAGGTCTCTCTTGGGAGAGTTTAACCCACAACCCCCTGGCGATAATAACTGAACTCCCCTTTCACACTCTGTTAGGGCTTTCGGGGACTGTGAGGAAGTGAGTTACCTCCCACTCTCCCGCAGCTTGCTCCTGTCTGGCTGCCGTCCTGGGGCCATAGTTGTCTAGCCTCATGGCCAGAAGCACTTTCGCCAACTCCTGGACCGCCccattctcttccttcttccgCCGCCGGGGCCGCACCACCTCTTCCTCCTCAATCATCCGGTCTGCCTGGATCAGGTCGGCCTCCTCTGCGATCTCGATCAGTGAgccctcttcttccccttcctcctcctcctcctcctccctttctgcTTGGGCTAAGAGAGGAAAGCAGGCAGGACATGGATGGAGAGTCTTAACGTCAGAGGGTAAACAAGGGTACCTATGAGAGCTTAGATGCATGGAGACATTCTCCAGCTTAAAATGGTCAGCTCCGCTTAGAGAAACACAGGAGGAATGAAGGGGAGAAAGACACGTTTCCTTACCCACGTTTTTGTTACATTTAGAAAATCACATGAATGCATGCCTTTTTAAGGGAGATTTTACttatgtaaatacatatacaaaGGAAAGTATACAACATAAATGtgcaatttaaataataaaaatatataaaatgaacatcCAGGTATCTTCCACCCAACCTAAGAAGCAGAAAGTTACCAATTTCTTTGAAGACATTTGTGGGCTGTACTAACTTgaattttttattacttattcCTCCCTTTTAACTTTACCATATAtgtgttgttgttaagtcactcaaatgtgtccaactctctgtgaccccatggactgccgcacaccaggcaccccccagtccttcactatgtcccagagttttctcaaactcatgtccactgagttgatgataccaCATATATAacgtatgtgtgttagttgctcagttgtgtccgactcttttcaactcc
This genomic interval from Cervus canadensis isolate Bull #8, Minnesota chromosome 10, ASM1932006v1, whole genome shotgun sequence contains the following:
- the ZNFX1 gene encoding NFX1-type zinc finger-containing protein 1 — its product is MEDRRPCPEVGPRNPHINHRGPMNGELQPRARNQANNPPANALRGGANQPGRHPRANNHPFPHRQREERFGAMGRNPHQGRRNQEGHTNDEPRGQRHGQENDTRRRNGNQEGRNRRPPPRPDEDFQQWRTPHQKPAEQPQQVKKLGYKFLESLLQKDPSEVVITLATCSGLKELLSHSFMKSDFLELICQVLRKACSSKMDRHSVLHVLGILKNSKFLKVCLPTYVVRMITEPLPEVRNQYPEHISNIISLLQDLVSVFPASSVQETSMLISLLPASVNALRASGVDIEEETEKNLEKVQTIIEHLQERRREGTLRVDTYTLVQPRAEDHVESYRTMPIYPTYNEVHLDERPFLRPNIISGKYDSTAVYLDTHFRLLREDFVRPLREGILELLQSFEDQGLRKRKFDDIRIYFDTRIITPVCSSTGIVYKVQFDTKPLKFVRWQNSKRLLYGSLVCMSKDNFETFLFATVSNREQEDLCRGIVQLSFNEQSQQLLTDVQPSDSFLMVETTAYFEAYRHVLEGLQEVQEEDVPFQRNIVECDSDVREPRYLLMGGRYDFTPLIKNPSATGEPLRNAEGLRYTRVNVLDPCQWPSKEALRLDDSQMEALQFALTRELAIIQGPPGTGKTYVGLKIVQALLTNEPVWQISVQKFPILVVCYTNHALDQFLEGIYKCQKPSIVRVGGRSNSEILKQFTLRELRNKREFRRNLPMHLRRAYMSIMTQMKESEQELHEGAQTLECTMRGVLQEQHLEKFISPQHWKSLMNGPNQDSEWVYFQGRKHSMMLEFLGLGVGSFTQSVASAVPENTAQAEREEEEEEEGEEEGSLIEIAEEADLIQADRMIEEEEVVRPRRRKKEENGAVQELAKVLLAMRLDNYGPRTAARQEQAAGEWETQRSQKKRMKKKVKVELRKLNTMTEAEANEIQDVWQLDLNSRWQLYRLWLQMYQADTRRKILNYERQYRTSAERMAELRLQEDLHILKDAQVVGMTTTGAAKYRQILQKVEPRIVIVEEAAEVLEAHTIATLSKACQHLILIGDHQQLRPSANVYDLAKNFNLEVSLFERLVKVNIPFVRLNYQHRMRPEIARLLTPHIYQDLENHPSVLKYEKIKGVSSNLFFVEHTFPEQEIQEGKSHQNQHEARFVVELCKYFLCQEYLPSQITILTTYTGQLFCLRKLMPAKTFAGVRVHVVDKYQGEENDIILLSLVRSNPEGKVGFLQISNRICVALSRAKKGMYCIGNMQMLAKVPLWSKIIHTLRENNQIGSALRLCCQNHPDTHTLVSKASDFQKVPEGGCSLPCEFRLGCGHVCTRACHPYDSSHKEFQCMKPCQKVICQDGHRCPLVCSQECQPCQVKMPKTILRCGHKQMVPCSVPESDFCCQEPCPKVLKCGHRCSHTCGEDCVRLCSEMVTVKLKCGHRQQVKCGSVEDLKYGLPVKCTTKCGSILDCGHPCPGSCHSCFEGRFHERCQQPCKRLLICSHKCQEPCTGECPPCQRTCQNRCVHSECKKKCGELCTPCVEPCTWRCRHYQCTRLCCEPCNRPPCYVPCTKLLACGHPCIGLCGEPCPKKCRVCHQEEVTQIFFGSEDEPDARFVQLEDCSHIFEVQALDRYMNEQGDEVAIKLKVCPICQVPIRKNLRYGTSLKQCLEEIEVVKEKILGSAGEIAVNQKRLTDVLEGKNLLCQLLPEDFLKLKEKLAQKNLSVKDLGLVENYINFYDHLAGLYDSLKKVDVSEQNKVRTRLDQVHEWLAKKRLSFSSQELDDLQSEIQRLRYLVTLLTRCKMAEGKVRGSVAEEVSTVRNILERTCKFTQQDAQLVQRKMEALKATLPCSGLGISEEERVQIVTAMGYPRGHWFKCPNGHIYAIGDCGGAMQRATCPECREVIGGQNHTLERSNRLASEMDGAQHPAWSDTANNLMNYEEIRRMM